Proteins encoded by one window of Porphyrobacter sp. YT40:
- a CDS encoding DUF2849 domain-containing protein, which produces MKILTGNDLRTGAVTWWNGTGWSPFVDDAVDVGEDAEEILAREEAARRVNVPYAIEASIDAEGHVRPAHIKDRVRALGPTVRRDLAVPTADKTGWDWVI; this is translated from the coding sequence ATGAAAATCCTCACCGGCAACGATCTGCGCACCGGCGCCGTGACCTGGTGGAACGGCACTGGCTGGTCGCCCTTCGTCGACGATGCGGTCGACGTGGGCGAGGACGCCGAGGAAATCCTCGCCCGCGAGGAAGCCGCGCGCCGCGTCAACGTGCCCTACGCCATCGAGGCCTCCATCGACGCCGAGGGCCATGTCCGCCCCGCGCATATCAAGGACCGGGTGCGCGCGCTCGGCCCGACCGTGCGGCGCGACCTCGCCGTGCCGACTGCCGACAAGACCGGCTGGGACTGGGTGATCTGA
- a CDS encoding nitrite/sulfite reductase, translated as MYRYDQYDQQMVEARVAEFRDQARRRLEGKLTEDQFKPLRLMNGLYLQLHAYMLRVAIPYGTLNSRQMEMLADIADKYDRGYGHFTTRQNIQYNWIKLEDCADALADLATVEMHAIQTSGNCIRNISADHFAGAAADEVVDPRPYAELLRQWSSFHPEFTYLPRKFKIAVIASEKDRAAMRLHDIGIRIVERDGEIGAEVYAGGGMGRTPMIAPLIRDFVPIDQLISYCEAALRVYNRYGRRDNKYKARIKILVHELGAAEYIRQVEEEFAHMLSVGVEPPREELARIAEYFAPPAFVDGPKTVDRSDPDFALWVDRNTHRHKHDAYVSAVISLKPAGGIPGDATSEQMRLMARLAKQYSFDELRVMHTQNVLLPHVRIADLHALWSALDEAGLGSPNMDTIEDIIACPGLDYCSLANARSIPLAQRISERFAETGRTEVVGELKLKISGCINACGHHHAGHIGILGVDKKGTENYQLSLGGSEAEDVSLAKITGPGFDEDGVIAAVEKVTDVYLAQRSDGERFLDTYRRIGMEPFKEALYG; from the coding sequence ATGTACCGCTATGACCAATATGACCAGCAGATGGTCGAAGCCCGCGTCGCCGAGTTCCGCGATCAGGCCCGCCGCCGTCTCGAAGGCAAGCTGACCGAAGACCAGTTCAAGCCGCTCAGGCTGATGAACGGGCTCTACCTGCAACTCCACGCCTATATGCTGCGGGTCGCGATCCCCTATGGGACGTTGAACAGCCGCCAGATGGAAATGCTCGCCGATATCGCCGACAAATATGATCGCGGCTACGGGCACTTCACCACCCGGCAAAACATCCAGTACAACTGGATCAAGTTGGAAGATTGCGCCGATGCCCTCGCCGATCTGGCGACGGTGGAGATGCACGCGATCCAGACCAGCGGCAATTGCATCCGCAACATCAGCGCCGATCACTTTGCGGGCGCTGCTGCCGACGAGGTGGTCGATCCGCGCCCCTATGCCGAATTGCTGCGCCAGTGGTCGAGCTTCCACCCGGAGTTCACCTACCTGCCGCGCAAGTTCAAGATCGCGGTGATCGCGTCAGAAAAGGACCGCGCGGCGATGCGGCTGCACGATATCGGCATCCGCATTGTCGAGCGAGATGGCGAGATCGGCGCGGAGGTCTATGCCGGCGGTGGCATGGGCCGCACCCCGATGATCGCGCCGCTAATCCGCGACTTCGTGCCGATCGACCAGCTGATCTCTTATTGTGAGGCGGCCTTGCGGGTCTACAACCGCTACGGTCGGCGCGACAACAAGTACAAGGCGCGGATCAAGATCCTCGTCCACGAACTCGGCGCGGCGGAATATATCCGTCAGGTCGAAGAAGAATTTGCGCATATGCTCAGCGTCGGGGTCGAGCCCCCGCGCGAGGAACTGGCGCGGATCGCGGAGTATTTCGCCCCGCCCGCCTTCGTCGATGGCCCCAAGACGGTCGACCGTTCGGACCCCGATTTCGCGCTGTGGGTCGATCGCAACACCCACCGGCACAAGCATGACGCCTATGTCTCGGCAGTCATCAGCCTCAAGCCCGCAGGCGGCATCCCGGGCGATGCGACCTCGGAGCAGATGCGCCTGATGGCGCGGCTGGCGAAGCAATACAGCTTCGACGAGCTCAGGGTAATGCATACCCAGAACGTGCTCCTGCCGCACGTGCGGATTGCCGATCTCCACGCGCTGTGGAGCGCGCTCGACGAGGCCGGGCTCGGCAGTCCCAACATGGACACGATCGAGGACATCATCGCCTGCCCCGGTCTCGACTACTGCTCGCTCGCCAACGCGCGTTCCATCCCGCTCGCCCAGCGCATTTCGGAGCGCTTCGCCGAAACGGGCCGCACCGAAGTGGTCGGCGAACTGAAGCTAAAAATCTCCGGCTGCATCAACGCCTGCGGGCACCACCACGCGGGCCACATCGGCATCCTCGGCGTCGACAAGAAGGGCACCGAAAACTACCAGCTCTCATTGGGCGGCAGCGAGGCCGAGGACGTGAGCCTCGCCAAGATCACCGGCCCCGGCTTCGACGAAGACGGCGTGATCGCCGCGGTCGAGAAGGTCACCGACGTCTATCTCGCCCAGCGTTCGGATGGGGAGCGCTTCCTCGACACCTACCGCCGCATCGGCATGGAGCCGTTCAAGGAGGCATTGTATGGCTGA
- a CDS encoding DUF934 domain-containing protein, whose product MAENLGTSPDEVQFRFRDDEPVDHGTVTVDACCDQTNATAVRIEPGDDARALLPFLDRLALVEVNFPSFGDGRGYSAARILREAGYTGELRAVGDVLIDQLSHMRRCGFDSFAPDKRLDEEDAARAFATWENVYQRAADARRIIADKRHEA is encoded by the coding sequence ATGGCTGAGAACCTCGGCACCAGCCCCGACGAGGTGCAGTTCCGTTTCCGCGACGACGAGCCGGTCGATCACGGCACCGTCACCGTCGATGCGTGCTGCGACCAGACCAACGCCACCGCCGTCCGGATCGAGCCGGGTGACGACGCGCGCGCCCTGCTGCCGTTCCTCGACCGGCTGGCGCTTGTCGAAGTCAACTTCCCGAGCTTCGGCGACGGGCGCGGCTATTCGGCGGCGCGGATCCTGCGCGAGGCGGGCTATACCGGCGAATTGCGCGCGGTGGGCGATGTGCTGATCGACCAATTGAGCCACATGCGCCGCTGCGGCTTCGACAGCTTCGCCCCCGACAAGCGCCTCGACGAGGAGGACGCGGCGCGCGCCTTCGCAACGTGGGAGAATGTCTACCAACGCGCCGCCGATGCGCGGCGCATCATCGCGGACAAGCGCCATGAAGCCTGA
- a CDS encoding phosphoadenylyl-sulfate reductase: MKPELGLSGQPRTRDTLDLAPRFTEHDAVRLNRMFRGSSTPEMLEAVIRDGLAGDLAVVSSFGAESAVLLHLVASVDASVPVLFLDTGKHFPETLAYRDLLAERLGLNLVVLTPDAEELAKRDETGLRWSYDPDGCCEIRKVKPLEKALAGYDASFTGRKAFQAATRANLPRFEVDTSDAQGRLKINPLIDWDAGQIEGYFIQHDLPRHPLIAQGYPSIGCSPCTSQVAPGEDPRSGRWKGWDKTECGIHKPGEEPFL; this comes from the coding sequence ATGAAGCCTGAACTCGGCCTCAGCGGCCAGCCGCGCACCCGCGACACGCTCGACCTCGCCCCGCGCTTTACCGAGCATGACGCGGTGCGCTTGAACCGCATGTTCCGCGGCAGCTCGACGCCGGAAATGCTCGAAGCCGTGATCCGGGACGGGTTGGCGGGCGATCTCGCGGTGGTGTCCAGCTTCGGTGCGGAGAGCGCGGTGCTGCTGCATCTGGTCGCCTCGGTCGATGCGAGCGTGCCGGTGCTGTTCCTCGATACCGGCAAACATTTTCCCGAAACGCTTGCCTATCGCGACCTCTTGGCCGAGCGGCTCGGGCTCAATCTGGTGGTGCTGACCCCCGACGCGGAAGAACTCGCCAAGCGCGACGAAACGGGCCTCAGGTGGTCCTACGATCCCGACGGCTGCTGCGAGATCCGCAAGGTCAAGCCGCTCGAAAAGGCGCTGGCTGGCTACGACGCGAGCTTCACCGGCAGGAAGGCGTTCCAGGCCGCCACCCGCGCCAATCTGCCGCGGTTCGAGGTGGACACCTCCGACGCGCAAGGGCGGCTCAAGATCAACCCGCTGATCGACTGGGATGCGGGGCAGATCGAGGGCTACTTCATCCAGCACGACCTGCCGCGCCACCCGCTGATCGCGCAGGGCTACCCCTCGATCGGCTGCTCGCCCTGCACCTCGCAGGTCGCGCCGGGCGAAGACCCGCGCTCGGGCCGGTGGAAGGGCTGGGACAAGACCGAATGCGGCATCCACAAGCCGGGCGAGGAGCCGTTCCTCTGA